One part of the Lapillicoccus jejuensis genome encodes these proteins:
- a CDS encoding HAD-IIA family hydrolase, protein MSLRSSYDGLVCDLDGVVYRGPDPVPHAVEVLDGGTAPVVYATNNASRPPAAVVEHLRRLGLTLDDDAVVTSSQAGARRLAGRVPTGARVLAVGGEGVTLALRERGLEPLAPADLRAGADPVVAVLQGYGPEVTAADLAEAAYAVEGGADWVATNTDGTLPTDRGVAPGNGTLVSAVARATGTQPEVVGKPEADLYDVAAERLGSRRLLGVGDRLDTDILGADAAGMDSLWVLTGVHDLASLADVAGSPQPTYVARDLRALDADPVPVRQEDGWTVAGGHRARLADERLEVERTRPVADADPDVAEAEVLAAGLRLLLTARDAGTDADRLRDLAHAVDDAARTARSGAAH, encoded by the coding sequence GTGAGCCTGCGGTCGTCGTACGACGGTCTGGTCTGCGACCTCGACGGGGTGGTCTACCGCGGACCGGACCCCGTCCCGCACGCCGTCGAGGTCCTCGACGGTGGCACCGCTCCTGTCGTCTACGCGACCAACAACGCCTCGCGCCCGCCCGCCGCGGTCGTCGAGCACCTGCGCCGGCTCGGGCTGACCCTCGACGACGACGCGGTCGTGACGAGCTCGCAGGCGGGCGCGCGACGGCTCGCCGGGCGGGTCCCGACCGGAGCCCGGGTGCTCGCGGTCGGCGGTGAGGGCGTGACCCTGGCCCTGCGCGAGCGCGGGCTCGAGCCCCTGGCGCCCGCCGACCTGCGCGCCGGTGCCGATCCGGTGGTCGCCGTCCTGCAGGGATACGGACCGGAGGTCACCGCGGCGGACCTGGCCGAGGCGGCGTACGCCGTCGAGGGGGGTGCGGACTGGGTGGCCACCAACACCGACGGGACGCTGCCGACCGACCGCGGGGTGGCTCCCGGCAACGGCACCCTCGTGTCCGCGGTCGCCCGCGCCACGGGGACGCAGCCGGAGGTCGTCGGCAAGCCGGAGGCGGACCTGTACGACGTCGCCGCCGAGCGGCTCGGCAGCCGGCGGCTGCTCGGGGTCGGGGACCGGCTCGACACCGACATCCTCGGCGCCGACGCCGCCGGGATGGACTCGCTCTGGGTGCTCACCGGCGTGCACGACCTCGCCTCGCTGGCCGACGTCGCCGGGTCTCCGCAGCCGACGTACGTCGCGCGTGACCTGCGGGCGCTCGACGCCGACCCCGTGCCGGTGCGCCAGGAGGACGGCTGGACCGTCGCCGGCGGGCACCGGGCCCGCCTGGCGGACGAGCGTCTCGAGGTGGAGCGCACGCGGCCGGTCGCCGACGCCGACCCCGACGTCGCCGAGGCGGAGGTGCTCGCGGCGGGTCTGCGCCTGCTGCTCACCGCCCGCGACGCCGGGACCGACGCCGACCGGCTGCGCGACCTGGCCCACGCCGTCGACGACGCGGCGAGAACGGCGAGGTCGGGCGCTGCCCACTAG
- the tyrS gene encoding tyrosine--tRNA ligase — protein sequence MSTVLDELQWRGLVAQSTDETALRQALADGPVTMYCGFDPTAPSLHFGNLVQLVVMRHFQRAGHRVICLVGGSTGLIGDPRPTSERILKTKEQTADNVARITALVRPFLVFDGDNPALLVDNLDWTAPMSAIDFLRDVGKHFRVNQMVKKDAVATRLASEQGISYTEFSYQLLQALDYLELYRAHGCTLQTGGSDQWGNITAGVDLVHRAEGVTVHALSTPLLEDSSGVKFGKSEGNAVWLSADMTSPYAFFQYFLNIEDASVVRLLKVFTDRDEEDIARLERAVADEPFRREAQRTLAADITTLVHGAEACAAVQAASEALFGKGDLAGLDGATLGDATAELPGAEVPVGTSVVDALVATGLVESRNAARRAIGDGGASLNNAKVTDPEQVLAEGDFLHGRVAVLKRGRKAMAAARRA from the coding sequence GTGAGCACAGTCCTCGACGAGCTGCAGTGGCGGGGTCTGGTGGCGCAGTCCACCGACGAGACCGCCCTGCGACAGGCCCTCGCCGACGGACCGGTGACGATGTACTGCGGCTTCGACCCGACGGCCCCGTCGCTCCACTTCGGCAACCTCGTGCAGCTCGTCGTGATGCGGCACTTCCAGCGGGCCGGGCACCGGGTCATCTGCCTGGTGGGCGGGTCGACCGGTCTCATCGGCGACCCGAGACCGACGAGCGAGCGGATCCTCAAGACCAAGGAGCAGACCGCCGACAACGTCGCGCGGATCACGGCCCTGGTCCGGCCCTTCCTGGTCTTCGACGGGGACAACCCCGCGCTGCTGGTCGACAACCTCGACTGGACGGCGCCCATGTCGGCCATCGACTTCCTCCGTGACGTGGGAAAACACTTCCGCGTCAACCAGATGGTCAAGAAGGACGCCGTCGCGACGCGGCTGGCCAGCGAGCAGGGGATCTCGTACACGGAGTTCAGCTACCAGCTCCTGCAGGCGCTGGACTACCTCGAGCTGTACCGCGCGCACGGTTGCACGCTGCAGACGGGCGGCAGCGACCAGTGGGGCAACATCACCGCGGGGGTGGACCTCGTCCACCGGGCGGAGGGGGTGACCGTCCACGCGCTGTCGACGCCGCTGCTCGAGGACTCGTCGGGGGTGAAGTTCGGCAAGAGCGAGGGCAACGCGGTCTGGCTGTCGGCGGACATGACCTCGCCCTACGCGTTCTTCCAGTACTTCCTCAACATCGAGGACGCCTCGGTGGTCCGCCTGCTCAAGGTCTTCACCGACCGCGACGAGGAGGACATCGCGCGGCTCGAGCGGGCGGTGGCCGACGAGCCGTTCCGCCGGGAGGCGCAGCGGACCCTGGCCGCCGACATCACGACCCTCGTCCACGGCGCCGAGGCGTGCGCCGCCGTGCAGGCGGCCTCGGAGGCGCTGTTCGGCAAGGGCGACCTCGCCGGCCTCGACGGGGCGACCCTCGGGGACGCGACGGCCGAGCTGCCGGGCGCCGAGGTCCCGGTGGGCACGAGCGTGGTCGACGCGCTGGTGGCCACGGGGCTCGTCGAGTCGCGCAACGCGGCCCGTCGGGCCATCGGCGACGGCGGGGCCTCGCTCAACAACGCCAAGGTGACCGACCCCGAGCAGGTGCTCGCCGAGGGGGACTTCCTGCACGGTCGGGTGGCCGTGCTCAAGCGCGGCCGCAAGGCGATGGCGGCGGCCCGACGGGCCTGA
- a CDS encoding DNA-3-methyladenine glycosylase: protein MPGRRLGRRALGRDVHDVAPALLGATLTHAGVTVRLTEVEAYSGAVDPGSHAYRGRTPRTAPMFGAGGLLYVYFTYGMHWCVNVVTGREGTAQAVLLRAGEVVAGHDTAAVRRPGVRPRDWCRGPARLATTLGVDGALSGLDTTAPGSPVVLRAPAEPVDPARWRSGPRVGVAGEGGDADRYPWRWWLDGEPTVSPYRPAKPRAPRPGA from the coding sequence ATGCCCGGTCGCCGGCTGGGGCGCCGGGCCCTGGGGCGCGACGTCCACGACGTCGCGCCGGCGCTGCTGGGGGCGACGCTGACCCACGCCGGGGTGACCGTGCGGCTCACCGAGGTCGAGGCCTACAGCGGGGCGGTGGACCCCGGCTCGCACGCCTACCGCGGGCGGACACCGCGGACCGCGCCGATGTTCGGTGCGGGCGGTCTGCTCTACGTCTACTTCACCTACGGCATGCACTGGTGCGTCAACGTCGTCACCGGCCGCGAGGGCACCGCCCAGGCGGTGCTGCTGCGCGCCGGTGAGGTGGTCGCGGGCCACGACACCGCCGCCGTACGGCGCCCCGGGGTCCGCCCCCGCGACTGGTGCCGGGGTCCGGCCCGGCTGGCCACCACCCTGGGCGTCGACGGGGCCCTGTCCGGGCTCGACACCACGGCGCCCGGCTCGCCGGTCGTGCTGCGCGCACCGGCCGAGCCCGTCGACCCCGCCCGGTGGCGCTCCGGCCCGCGGGTCGGTGTCGCGGGGGAGGGCGGCGACGCCGACCGCTACCCCTGGCGGTGGTGGCTGGACGGCGAACCCACCGTGTCGCCGTACCGACCGGCGAAACCCCGTGCTCCTCGCCCGGGCGCGTAG
- the argH gene encoding argininosuccinate lyase, translating into MTTDPTTPTGSRSSASLWGGRFSGGPADALAALSKSTHFDWRLARHDLAGSRAHARVLHRAGLLDDPTLASMLAALDALEADVVSGAFVAADDDEDVHTALERGLVERAGADVGGRLRAGRSRNDQIATLLRMYLRDEARTIAALVLDVVDAIVSQATTHAGVPMPGRTHLQHAQPVLLAHHLLAHAWALLRDVDRLRDWDARADVSPYGSGALAGSSLGLDPQAVAEELGFARSVENSIDGTASRDVAAEFAFVAAMVAVDVSRLAEEVVLWATKEFSYVVLDDAYSTGSSIMPQKKNPDVAELARGKAGRLVGDLSGLLTTLKALPLAYNRDLQEDKEPVFDAVDTLEVLLPAFAGMVATLRFDTQRLASLAPQGFALATDVAEWLVREGVPFRVAHEVAGACVRACEQRGVELWDLTDEDLAGIDPHLTPAVREVLSVEGSLASRDAVGGTAPARVAEQLDRARAAAAGSRAFTAPVARGPRGA; encoded by the coding sequence ATGACGACCGACCCGACCACCCCCACCGGCAGCCGCTCCTCCGCCAGCCTGTGGGGCGGCCGCTTCTCCGGCGGTCCGGCCGACGCCCTCGCCGCGCTGTCGAAGAGCACCCACTTCGACTGGCGCCTGGCCCGGCACGACCTGGCCGGCTCCCGCGCCCACGCCCGCGTGCTGCACCGGGCCGGCCTGCTCGACGACCCGACGCTGGCGTCGATGCTCGCCGCCCTCGACGCGCTCGAGGCCGACGTCGTCTCGGGGGCCTTCGTCGCCGCCGACGACGACGAGGACGTCCACACCGCGCTGGAGCGCGGGCTCGTCGAGCGCGCCGGGGCCGACGTCGGCGGCCGGCTGCGCGCCGGGCGCTCCCGCAACGACCAGATCGCCACGCTGCTGCGGATGTACCTGCGCGACGAGGCCCGCACCATCGCCGCGCTCGTCCTCGACGTCGTCGACGCGATCGTGTCCCAGGCAACGACCCACGCCGGCGTGCCGATGCCCGGACGGACGCACCTGCAGCACGCCCAGCCCGTGCTGCTGGCCCACCACCTGCTCGCCCACGCGTGGGCGCTGCTGCGCGACGTCGACCGGCTGCGCGACTGGGACGCCCGCGCCGACGTGTCGCCGTACGGCTCCGGTGCCCTCGCCGGCAGCTCGCTCGGGCTCGACCCGCAGGCGGTCGCCGAGGAGCTCGGGTTCGCGCGCAGCGTCGAGAACTCCATCGACGGGACGGCGTCGCGCGACGTCGCCGCCGAGTTCGCCTTCGTCGCCGCCATGGTCGCCGTCGACGTCTCGCGGCTCGCCGAGGAGGTCGTCCTCTGGGCCACCAAGGAGTTCTCGTACGTCGTCCTCGACGACGCCTACTCGACGGGGTCGAGCATCATGCCCCAGAAGAAGAACCCCGACGTCGCCGAGCTCGCGCGCGGTAAGGCGGGTCGTCTCGTCGGCGACCTCTCGGGGCTGCTGACGACGCTCAAGGCCCTGCCGCTGGCCTACAACCGCGACCTGCAGGAGGACAAGGAGCCGGTCTTCGACGCCGTCGACACCCTCGAGGTCCTGCTGCCCGCCTTCGCGGGCATGGTGGCGACGCTGCGCTTCGACACGCAGCGTCTCGCCTCGCTCGCGCCGCAGGGGTTCGCGCTCGCGACCGACGTCGCCGAGTGGCTGGTGCGCGAGGGCGTGCCGTTCCGGGTCGCCCACGAGGTGGCCGGCGCCTGCGTGCGCGCCTGCGAGCAGCGGGGGGTCGAGCTGTGGGACCTCACCGACGAGGACCTCGCCGGGATCGACCCGCACCTGACGCCCGCCGTGCGCGAGGTGCTCTCCGTCGAGGGTTCGCTGGCCTCGCGCGACGCCGTCGGCGGGACGGCGCCGGCCCGGGTGGCCGAGCAGCTCGACCGTGCCCGCGCGGCCGCCGCCGGGTCGCGCGCCTTCACCGCGCCCGTCGCCCGCGGACCGCGCGGGGCCTGA
- a CDS encoding arginine repressor, whose product MSPSARTARQTRVLDLLARHEVRSQGELLTLLAGEGVDVTQATLSRDLVELGAVRVRRGRALVYAVPGPDGTLPAGGADADLPARLRRALEELLVSAQPCANQVLIRTPPGAANYLASSLDQSQLPDVVGTLAGDDTILVVTPSAAAAEAVARRLLDLAGD is encoded by the coding sequence GTGAGCCCGTCGGCCCGCACGGCCCGGCAGACCCGGGTCCTCGACCTGCTCGCCCGGCACGAGGTGCGCTCGCAGGGCGAGCTGCTCACCCTGCTGGCGGGGGAGGGCGTCGACGTCACCCAGGCCACGCTGTCGCGCGACCTCGTCGAGCTCGGCGCGGTCCGCGTCCGCCGCGGGCGCGCGCTGGTCTACGCCGTCCCCGGCCCCGACGGCACGCTGCCCGCCGGCGGCGCGGACGCCGACCTGCCCGCCCGCCTGCGCCGCGCGCTGGAGGAGCTGCTCGTCAGCGCCCAGCCGTGCGCCAACCAGGTGCTCATCCGGACCCCGCCCGGCGCGGCGAACTACCTGGCCAGCAGCCTCGACCAGTCCCAGCTCCCGGACGTCGTCGGCACGCTCGCGGGGGACGACACCATCCTCGTCGTCACCCCCTCGGCGGCGGCCGCCGAGGCGGTCGCCCGTCGGCTGCTCGACCTCGCCGGCGACTGA
- a CDS encoding acetylornithine transaminase, producing the protein MTTHTDELLERYRAALVPVFGVPQTVLDHGDGCYVVDVDGKRYLDLLGGIAVNTLGHGHPAIVEAITKQVSQVMHISNFFASRPQVELAEALLRVCRAPEGSGVFFANSGAEAIEAALKLTRRTGRHRVIAMEHAFHGRTMGALSLTWKPAYREPFEPLVPGVSHVPYGDPDALRAAVAEAGDDLAAVLLEPIQGEAGVIVLDEDYLRLARELTRDAGALLVLDEIQCGMGRTGHWLAHHATDVVPDAVTLAKGLAGGVPVGALVTYGPHVTGLLQGGQHGSTFGGNPLACAAGLATIRTVESDGLLENAAAMGRALTEGVLALGHPRVAGVRGRGLLLAITLTEPVAASAMTVAREAGFLVNAVAPDALRLAPPLVLGPAEVESFLAALPGVLDAAVPPSSPAS; encoded by the coding sequence GTGACCACCCACACCGACGAGCTCCTCGAGCGCTACCGAGCCGCGCTGGTCCCCGTCTTCGGCGTGCCGCAGACGGTGCTCGACCACGGTGACGGCTGCTACGTCGTCGACGTCGACGGCAAGCGCTACCTCGACCTGCTCGGCGGCATCGCCGTCAACACCCTCGGCCACGGCCACCCGGCCATCGTCGAGGCGATCACCAAGCAGGTCTCGCAGGTCATGCACATCTCGAACTTCTTCGCCTCGCGCCCGCAGGTCGAGCTCGCCGAGGCGCTGCTGCGGGTCTGCCGGGCCCCGGAGGGCTCCGGCGTCTTCTTCGCCAACAGCGGGGCCGAGGCCATCGAGGCCGCGCTCAAGCTCACCCGGCGCACCGGTCGCCACCGGGTCATCGCCATGGAGCACGCCTTCCACGGCCGCACGATGGGCGCGCTGTCGCTCACCTGGAAGCCGGCCTACCGCGAGCCCTTCGAGCCGCTCGTCCCCGGCGTCTCCCACGTCCCGTACGGCGACCCCGACGCCCTGCGCGCGGCCGTCGCCGAGGCCGGTGACGACCTCGCCGCCGTCCTGCTGGAGCCGATCCAGGGCGAAGCCGGGGTCATCGTCCTCGACGAGGACTACCTGCGCCTCGCCCGGGAGCTGACCCGCGACGCGGGCGCGCTGCTCGTCCTCGACGAGATCCAGTGCGGGATGGGCCGCACCGGGCACTGGCTCGCGCACCACGCCACCGACGTCGTGCCCGACGCCGTCACCCTCGCCAAGGGCCTGGCCGGCGGCGTCCCCGTCGGGGCCCTCGTCACCTACGGCCCGCACGTGACCGGGCTGCTCCAGGGCGGCCAGCACGGCTCGACCTTCGGTGGCAACCCGCTCGCCTGCGCGGCCGGCCTGGCGACGATCCGCACCGTCGAGTCCGACGGGCTGCTCGAGAACGCCGCCGCGATGGGCCGCGCCCTGACCGAGGGCGTCCTCGCGCTCGGCCACCCGCGGGTCGCCGGGGTCCGCGGCCGGGGCCTGCTGCTCGCGATCACCCTCACCGAGCCGGTCGCCGCCTCGGCGATGACGGTCGCCCGGGAGGCCGGCTTCCTCGTCAACGCGGTCGCACCCGACGCGCTGCGCCTGGCTCCGCCGCTCGTGCTCGGTCCGGCCGAGGTCGAGAGCTTCCTGGCGGCGCTGCCCGGCGTCCTCGACGCCGCGGTCCCGCCGTCCTCCCCGGCCTCGTGA
- the argB gene encoding acetylglutamate kinase produces the protein MSTTPTLRGVIDAAALRVAASKALTLVEALPWLQEFRGALVVVKYGGNAMTDDALKLAFAQDVAFLRYAGLRPVVVHGGGPQIKGMLDRLGLDSEFRGGLRVTTPEVMEVVRMVLTGQVGRELVGLLNQHGPIAVGLSGEDGGLLGARIRQHVDADGTEHDIGLVGDVEEVNPEAVLDILAAGRIPVVSTVAPDLDTEGQVLNVNADTAASALAVALGARKLVVLTDVEGVYADWPDPDSLLSQLPVSQAEELLRRVDSGMVPKLEACVRAVRGGVPQAHVVDGRRPHSILLEVFTDEGIGTMVLPDPHTSPHTSPTSSEVTA, from the coding sequence ATGAGCACCACCCCCACCCTGCGCGGCGTCATCGACGCCGCCGCCCTGCGCGTCGCCGCGAGCAAGGCGCTGACCCTCGTCGAGGCCCTGCCCTGGCTGCAGGAGTTCCGCGGCGCGCTCGTCGTCGTCAAGTACGGCGGCAACGCGATGACGGACGACGCCCTCAAGCTCGCCTTCGCCCAGGACGTCGCCTTCCTGCGGTACGCCGGCCTGCGACCCGTCGTCGTCCACGGCGGCGGACCGCAGATCAAGGGGATGCTCGACCGGCTCGGCCTCGACAGCGAGTTCCGCGGTGGATTGCGGGTGACGACCCCCGAGGTGATGGAGGTCGTCCGGATGGTCCTCACCGGCCAGGTCGGCCGCGAGCTCGTCGGTCTGCTCAACCAGCACGGACCCATCGCGGTCGGGCTGTCGGGGGAGGACGGTGGCCTGCTCGGCGCCCGCATCCGCCAGCACGTCGACGCCGACGGCACCGAGCACGACATCGGTCTGGTCGGTGACGTGGAAGAGGTCAACCCGGAAGCGGTCCTCGACATCCTCGCCGCCGGGCGGATCCCCGTCGTCTCGACCGTCGCCCCCGACCTCGACACCGAGGGCCAGGTCCTCAACGTCAACGCCGACACCGCGGCCTCGGCGCTCGCCGTCGCGCTCGGGGCCCGCAAGCTCGTCGTCCTCACCGACGTCGAGGGCGTCTACGCCGACTGGCCCGACCCCGACTCGCTGCTGAGCCAGCTGCCGGTCTCGCAGGCCGAGGAGCTGCTGCGCCGCGTCGACAGCGGCATGGTGCCGAAGCTCGAGGCGTGCGTGCGCGCCGTCCGCGGCGGCGTCCCGCAGGCCCACGTCGTCGACGGCCGCCGACCGCACTCGATCCTGCTCGAGGTCTTCACCGACGAGGGCATCGGCACGATGGTCCTGCCCGACCCACACACCAGCCCACACACCAGCCCGACCAGCAGCGAGGTGACCGCGTGA